The following coding sequences lie in one Leptospira ryugenii genomic window:
- a CDS encoding PDZ domain-containing protein, with amino-acid sequence MKLQVKSILFRSLISSTIFLSSIVFAEIPESPKPQNQELERIKRSVIQIKVYSQGKDAYSPWLSGGVSSSTGTGFLIEGNRILTNAHVVSNAKYIEGQRNNQTEWYQLKTKFVAHDCDLAVLEAVSGDFYSNSNYLELGDIPELGSPVDIIGYPIGGSKISISRGIISRIEQSAYAHSQIDSHLVAQVDAAINPGNSGGPAIQFGKVVGVAFQASTKGENIGYIIPTNVIKHFLKDIEDGDYDGYVEIGIHYQTVISESHRSFLDIPKDVQGVLVSNVLKGGSAFGFLEKGDLIDSIDGFPIANNGTVEFNGDSTIEFTELIDAKYEGETIEFGIIRKGIRKKVQFPAKKLEALDTLRSRYDYEYPYFSFAGLIFQPLNRDLLESWSKMNQTQGGSQFLYRFHKRLELSDDSEEEIIFYRKLAHPMNSSSEYFLNMIVEKVNDVKIKNLNHFKEQISKGNSKFILIHFKDINIPLILHREEARNAQIEINRLYHLEPK; translated from the coding sequence ATGAAGCTCCAAGTCAAAAGCATTCTGTTTCGATCTCTCATTTCCAGCACTATTTTCCTTTCCTCCATTGTTTTTGCGGAAATCCCTGAATCGCCTAAACCACAAAACCAGGAATTGGAGAGGATCAAACGATCAGTCATTCAAATCAAAGTTTACTCCCAAGGAAAAGATGCTTACTCCCCCTGGCTTTCTGGTGGGGTAAGCTCCTCGACCGGGACTGGTTTCTTAATTGAAGGAAACAGAATATTAACCAATGCTCACGTTGTTTCCAATGCAAAGTACATCGAAGGCCAAAGAAATAACCAAACAGAATGGTACCAATTAAAAACAAAATTTGTCGCACACGATTGTGACCTTGCCGTATTAGAGGCAGTTTCCGGTGATTTTTATTCCAATAGCAATTACCTCGAATTAGGTGATATTCCAGAACTCGGTAGCCCAGTTGATATCATAGGCTATCCGATTGGAGGAAGTAAAATCTCCATTAGCAGAGGTATCATATCTAGAATTGAACAATCAGCGTATGCACATTCTCAGATCGACAGCCATCTTGTGGCGCAAGTTGATGCAGCAATCAATCCTGGGAATTCAGGAGGACCAGCAATTCAATTTGGAAAAGTTGTCGGAGTTGCCTTCCAAGCATCTACGAAAGGCGAAAATATTGGTTATATCATCCCTACCAATGTCATCAAACACTTCTTAAAAGATATAGAAGACGGAGATTATGATGGTTATGTGGAAATAGGAATTCACTACCAAACTGTAATATCCGAATCACATAGATCCTTTCTAGACATTCCAAAAGATGTGCAAGGTGTTCTCGTTAGCAATGTGTTAAAGGGAGGTTCCGCCTTTGGGTTTTTAGAGAAAGGTGATTTGATTGATTCCATTGACGGTTTTCCCATTGCCAACAATGGAACTGTGGAATTTAACGGGGATTCTACGATAGAATTTACCGAACTGATTGATGCGAAATATGAAGGAGAAACTATTGAATTTGGAATCATCAGAAAAGGAATCCGAAAGAAAGTTCAGTTCCCTGCGAAAAAACTCGAAGCTTTAGATACTTTGCGTTCCAGATATGATTATGAATATCCTTACTTCTCTTTCGCGGGGCTTATCTTTCAACCCTTAAACAGGGATCTTTTGGAATCATGGTCAAAAATGAACCAAACCCAAGGAGGCTCACAGTTCTTATATCGTTTCCACAAACGATTGGAGCTTAGCGATGATTCAGAAGAGGAAATAATTTTTTACCGAAAATTAGCGCATCCAATGAACTCCTCATCGGAATATTTTTTGAACATGATCGTTGAAAAAGTAAACGATGTAAAAATTAAAAATCTCAATCACTTCAAGGAACAGATATCAAAAGGAAACTCAAAGTTTATTCTGATTCATTTTAAAGATATTAACATACCACTGATCCTACATAGAGAAGAAGCCAGAAATGCACAAATAGAGATCAATCGTCTTTACCACCTGGAGCCAAAATAA
- a CDS encoding adenine phosphoribosyltransferase produces the protein MSIVKSKIRTIPDYPKPGIMFRDITSLLIDPEGFRLTIGMFVERYQDKKIQKIAAIDARGFIAGAALAFQLGVGFVPVRKKGKLPGKTISQTYALEYGEDQVEIHVDSIQAGETVLIMDDLVATGGTLEASIQLVQKLQGKVLECATIIDLPDLGGAKRIQEKYGINVYSICAFEGH, from the coding sequence ATGTCCATAGTGAAATCCAAGATCAGAACCATTCCTGATTATCCGAAACCTGGTATCATGTTTCGTGACATTACCTCTCTTTTGATCGATCCAGAAGGCTTTCGCCTAACAATAGGCATGTTTGTTGAACGTTACCAAGACAAAAAAATCCAAAAGATTGCTGCCATTGATGCAAGAGGGTTCATTGCAGGGGCGGCCTTGGCATTCCAATTGGGAGTTGGCTTTGTACCGGTGCGCAAAAAGGGCAAATTACCTGGGAAGACGATCTCACAAACCTACGCACTCGAATACGGAGAAGACCAGGTAGAAATCCACGTAGACTCGATCCAAGCAGGTGAAACTGTTTTGATCATGGACGACCTTGTGGCAACTGGTGGAACCTTAGAAGCATCTATCCAACTCGTCCAGAAGTTACAAGGCAAAGTGTTGGAATGTGCGACGATCATTGACCTACCTGATCTTGGTGGCGCAAAACGCATCCAAGAAAAATACGGCATTAATGTATACTCTATTTGTGCCTTTGAAGGGCACTGA
- a CDS encoding glycosyltransferase family 2 protein, whose translation MKTLVLIPAYNEESTIEQVVRGAIQYADVSVTDDASKDATPEILKNLQSEFPNRLFVIRHEKNTHIPGGIQDGMKLAVEKNYDWVITMDAGMSHDPDRLPDFIQHEFCDLLIGSRSETVNVPLYRKCISFLAARVMNYCLSKGILDLFGPGIKDCTSGYRRYSKEYVKKIASYPLESIAFDFHMEALSIVSLGGGSIKELPIKYVFSNSSFNRKVLKLATDFAKKLLLRKLHLLPKYP comes from the coding sequence ATGAAGACTTTGGTCCTTATTCCCGCATACAACGAAGAATCGACAATCGAACAAGTAGTACGCGGTGCGATTCAGTATGCGGATGTTTCGGTTACAGATGATGCTTCTAAAGATGCAACACCTGAGATTTTAAAAAATCTCCAGTCTGAATTTCCAAATCGTTTGTTTGTGATTCGTCATGAGAAAAACACCCATATCCCTGGTGGCATCCAAGATGGAATGAAATTAGCAGTCGAAAAAAATTATGACTGGGTCATCACTATGGATGCAGGAATGTCGCATGACCCTGATCGTTTGCCTGATTTTATCCAACACGAATTTTGCGATCTTTTGATTGGAAGCCGAAGCGAAACCGTAAACGTTCCCTTGTATCGAAAGTGTATCTCTTTTTTGGCGGCTCGAGTGATGAACTATTGCCTTTCGAAGGGTATCTTGGATCTCTTTGGTCCAGGGATCAAGGACTGCACCTCTGGTTATCGAAGGTATTCGAAAGAGTATGTGAAAAAAATCGCAAGTTACCCTCTGGAATCGATCGCGTTTGATTTCCATATGGAAGCATTGAGTATCGTCTCATTGGGTGGTGGTTCCATCAAAGAACTGCCCATCAAATATGTATTTTCGAATAGTTCTTTCAATCGAAAAGTTTTGAAATTAGCGACTGATTTTGCAAAGAAACTGCTGTTAAGAAAATTACATCTGCTTCCTAAATATCCGTGA
- a CDS encoding permease has product MKFYTITRGDVDGFFGLMVDNLIQLLVLTALCTGLCGFPLPFVTAVVLPGAAVSLLIGNIFYAWQAYQIGKQQNRSDVTALPYGINTVSLFAFVFFVMFPVYQATNDYKAAWKAGLLASFLSGLIEFFGSFIAERIRKSTPRAALLSALAGIAITFISMDFLLKTFEYPLVAFLPLGIILLQYFGKVKFPLGLPGGLVSIFLGILLAFISGKLGTPIFVEGAWQRGVETVGFYLPTLSILDLFSVLDAANMKAYLAVILPMGIFNVIGSLQNIESAEASGDSFPTKTSLLVNGLGTIIGTFFGSPFPTTIYIGHPGWKGLGAKHGYSVLNGIFMSIVCFFGLMGILQALVPIEAGMAIVLWIGIVIGAQAFQATPSLHAPAVVIGLLPALAGWAVLIIQNTFFFLDRQLQTILSNQGIKAELHHSLSDIGEHVSFLPYALSGLLALSQGFLLTSMVWAAIIVFLLEKDFYRAGIWCFVGSVLAGLGLIHSYQLAGNAILNQFSILAQWQFPLAYTLLGISFFLTQFFTTGSFKKRT; this is encoded by the coding sequence ATGAAGTTTTATACAATAACAAGAGGAGATGTGGATGGATTTTTTGGCCTAATGGTCGACAATCTCATCCAATTATTGGTTTTAACAGCTCTTTGCACAGGATTGTGTGGTTTTCCACTCCCCTTTGTCACAGCGGTGGTTTTGCCAGGTGCTGCGGTTTCTCTTTTGATTGGGAATATTTTCTATGCATGGCAGGCATACCAAATCGGGAAACAGCAAAATAGAAGTGATGTGACCGCTCTTCCCTATGGTATCAATACTGTGTCTTTGTTTGCATTCGTGTTCTTTGTCATGTTCCCCGTCTACCAGGCAACAAATGATTACAAAGCAGCATGGAAAGCAGGTTTACTTGCTTCTTTTTTATCAGGCTTAATTGAATTTTTTGGATCTTTCATTGCCGAAAGAATTCGAAAATCAACGCCGAGAGCGGCACTTTTGTCAGCATTAGCAGGCATTGCGATTACCTTTATCTCAATGGACTTCTTATTAAAAACCTTTGAGTACCCACTTGTTGCTTTTTTACCTCTTGGCATCATATTACTCCAATACTTTGGAAAAGTAAAATTCCCATTGGGATTACCTGGTGGACTCGTTTCCATTTTCCTTGGCATCTTGCTTGCTTTTATATCTGGTAAATTAGGAACACCTATTTTTGTGGAAGGAGCTTGGCAACGCGGAGTCGAAACCGTAGGATTCTATCTTCCCACTCTCTCAATCTTGGATCTCTTCTCCGTACTCGATGCAGCGAATATGAAGGCCTATCTAGCGGTGATTTTACCTATGGGCATCTTCAATGTGATCGGCTCTTTACAAAATATAGAGTCAGCGGAGGCTTCGGGAGATTCCTTTCCAACCAAAACATCACTTCTAGTGAATGGACTCGGAACCATCATTGGTACCTTCTTTGGTTCACCATTTCCAACGACCATTTATATCGGACATCCAGGCTGGAAGGGCCTAGGAGCAAAGCACGGTTATTCCGTGTTAAATGGTATTTTTATGAGCATCGTATGTTTTTTCGGACTGATGGGTATTTTACAAGCCTTGGTTCCGATTGAAGCAGGTATGGCTATCGTTCTTTGGATTGGAATTGTGATTGGTGCCCAAGCCTTCCAGGCAACTCCATCTCTTCACGCACCAGCAGTTGTGATAGGTTTATTGCCCGCTCTTGCCGGTTGGGCTGTCCTCATCATTCAAAATACCTTTTTCTTTTTGGATCGACAACTCCAGACCATCCTAAGCAACCAAGGCATCAAGGCAGAACTCCACCACTCTCTTTCGGATATTGGAGAGCATGTAAGTTTTCTACCGTATGCCCTAAGTGGATTGCTTGCTCTTTCCCAAGGTTTCTTATTAACCTCAATGGTTTGGGCAGCCATCATTGTCTTCCTATTGGAAAAGGATTTTTACAGAGCAGGGATTTGGTGTTTTGTTGGTTCGGTTCTCGCTGGTTTGGGCTTAATCCATAGCTACCAATTGGCTGGGAATGCCATTCTGAATCAATTTTCCATACTTGCACAATGGCAATTTCCTTTGGCTTACACACTTTTGGGGATTAGTTTCTTTCTAACTCAATTCTTTACCACAGGTTCCTTCAAAAAAAGAACCTAA
- a CDS encoding NAD-dependent epimerase/dehydratase family protein → MTKRVLVTGGCGFLGSHVCELFRKEGWDVISFDSMTKYELKRTGYGTEATRDYNWDYLKGLGVTMVKGDIRNLEHLTDRTEGCDYLIHTAAQPAMTISWEDPELDFSTNVLGTFNVLEVARKRKIPVVNTSSIHVYGNSINDSLKEGKTSYERDPIEIPETQPTMVGQLSPLHASKMSAEHYVRSYTDMYGIKGASFRFTGIYGERQFGGEDHGWVANFAIRSYFGLPLRIFGTGKQTRDIIHAADGAQAYLAYFKNPIPGVYNIGGSKEHKISLLECIELIGEILGKKQEVLFEVERPGDMRYFICDIKEARKFGFAPSIKPKEGVTRLLKWIEANKDVFNIDGK, encoded by the coding sequence ATGACTAAAAGAGTATTGGTAACAGGTGGTTGCGGATTTTTAGGTTCCCATGTGTGCGAACTTTTCCGTAAAGAAGGTTGGGATGTAATCAGTTTTGATAGCATGACGAAGTATGAGTTGAAAAGAACTGGTTATGGCACGGAAGCAACTCGTGATTATAATTGGGATTATCTGAAAGGTTTGGGTGTCACTATGGTGAAAGGTGATATCCGAAACTTGGAACATCTTACAGATCGAACAGAAGGATGTGATTACTTAATCCATACGGCAGCCCAACCGGCAATGACGATTTCATGGGAAGACCCCGAGTTGGACTTTTCTACCAATGTCCTCGGGACATTTAATGTTTTGGAAGTTGCAAGAAAGAGAAAGATCCCTGTTGTAAATACTTCCTCCATACACGTTTATGGTAACTCAATCAATGACTCGCTCAAAGAAGGCAAAACTTCTTATGAAAGAGATCCTATTGAAATTCCTGAAACGCAACCTACTATGGTGGGTCAACTCTCTCCTTTACATGCATCTAAGATGAGTGCCGAACATTATGTTCGTTCATATACTGATATGTATGGTATCAAAGGAGCTTCTTTTCGCTTTACTGGAATCTATGGCGAACGTCAATTTGGTGGAGAAGACCATGGATGGGTAGCAAACTTTGCGATACGATCTTATTTTGGTTTACCACTTCGTATTTTTGGAACGGGAAAACAAACTCGCGATATCATACATGCCGCTGATGGTGCTCAGGCTTATTTAGCTTATTTTAAAAATCCGATTCCTGGTGTGTACAACATTGGAGGTTCCAAAGAGCATAAAATTTCACTTTTGGAATGCATCGAGTTGATAGGTGAAATTTTAGGTAAGAAGCAAGAGGTTCTTTTTGAAGTAGAAAGACCTGGAGATATGCGATATTTCATTTGTGATATCAAGGAAGCGAGAAAATTCGGATTTGCTCCGTCTATAAAACCAAAAGAAGGTGTGACACGATTGTTGAAATGGATCGAAGCAAACAAAGATGTATTCAACATAGATGGAAAATAA
- the htpX gene encoding protease HtpX gives MTWIKRIGFFLLTNILVMVTISIATNILAYFGFSIHAFGVNLTQLIVFCLMWGMAGSLVSLFLSKYMAKWTMGVKTIDPKNASSLEMEIYRRVQSLAQRAHLPMPEVGIYDSPEVNAFATGPSKSSALVAVSTGLLNRMDQYELDGVLAHELSHVANGDMVTMTLIQGIVNSFALFFSRIIAMLASQAVKEEMAHIVRFAVTIVLDIVFSILGSMVVAYFSRQREFRADAGGAKLAGKDAMIAALNSLRKLVDEPEDERGAALASLKISSKKGGGVLALFSTHPPLEERILALKSLR, from the coding sequence ATGACTTGGATCAAACGTATCGGTTTTTTCCTACTAACAAACATTTTGGTGATGGTTACCATCTCCATTGCGACAAACATCCTCGCATACTTCGGTTTTAGCATCCATGCCTTTGGTGTGAATCTAACTCAGTTGATCGTATTCTGCCTCATGTGGGGTATGGCGGGTTCCCTTGTCTCCCTTTTCCTCTCTAAATACATGGCAAAATGGACCATGGGGGTAAAGACGATCGATCCGAAGAATGCATCTTCGCTTGAGATGGAAATTTACCGAAGGGTTCAATCCCTTGCGCAAAGAGCGCATCTCCCTATGCCAGAAGTTGGTATCTATGACTCTCCCGAAGTAAATGCCTTCGCAACTGGACCTAGCAAATCAAGCGCACTTGTTGCTGTTTCCACGGGTTTACTCAATCGGATGGACCAATACGAACTTGACGGTGTTCTAGCACATGAGTTGTCACACGTTGCCAATGGGGATATGGTTACCATGACCTTAATCCAGGGCATTGTGAACTCTTTTGCTCTCTTCTTTTCCAGAATCATCGCGATGCTCGCTTCCCAGGCTGTAAAAGAAGAAATGGCGCACATTGTTCGTTTTGCTGTGACAATTGTTCTGGATATTGTCTTTTCAATTCTTGGCTCGATGGTTGTGGCATACTTTTCCCGCCAAAGAGAATTCCGGGCGGATGCTGGTGGTGCCAAACTCGCTGGTAAGGATGCCATGATTGCAGCCCTCAACAGCCTTCGTAAGCTGGTGGATGAACCTGAGGATGAAAGAGGAGCCGCATTGGCTTCCTTGAAGATCAGCTCCAAAAAGGGCGGAGGCGTTCTTGCTCTCTTTTCTACGCACCCACCGTTGGAAGAGAGGATTTTAGCACTCAAATCTTTGCGCTAA
- a CDS encoding PDZ domain-containing protein has protein sequence MKTISSYIFLIIFLPYFLFAKPTSVVKDDNSVVQIRSTTQAPNFLQPWRYKTPENRRFYGIHIGDGQILTLSHPIYYATNIEINKHGSLKSYVGTIVKIDHDLGLALLKVDDPDFKNGLQSIQFTNDIYIPSTGLVIEYKEYRNLAERRIRNVKLEVDSYANGYIELPYLEIQSDEKLEGIGELIVEESSRLAIGLLYSFKSSQNSGKLIPGLSINQFIECKKEGSCIPFKGFRFRALQDKASRDYYGIKKDDQGVLIAEVYPSLFQNPALSLQIEDVLLEVAGFKVDPKGFIEHPKFGKVWLSFLIHAMDPNQKKLNYKIPIKILRNRKLMEFDLELKPFEETAIRIPYGNTRGRKPSFALIGGIVFTELSEHYLMEFGNQWRARVSKELLYLNDFHSIQRDLSLGNVIILSQVLPLTGNQSYHSLYQLVLKTVNKQRVKTLRELREIMQAPESNLFHLEFTNGTEVVFTKKEMETLNLESQKIFKIPNTYQD, from the coding sequence TTGAAAACTATATCTTCTTATATTTTCTTAATCATTTTCCTTCCTTATTTTTTATTCGCAAAACCTACATCAGTTGTCAAAGATGATAACTCGGTTGTTCAAATCCGATCCACAACCCAAGCACCCAATTTCCTTCAGCCTTGGCGTTATAAAACTCCAGAAAATCGCAGGTTCTATGGAATTCACATCGGTGATGGCCAAATACTCACTCTAAGCCATCCTATCTATTATGCGACAAACATTGAAATCAATAAACATGGAAGCCTAAAATCGTATGTTGGAACTATAGTGAAAATCGACCACGATTTGGGACTAGCACTCTTAAAAGTGGATGATCCAGATTTTAAAAATGGGTTACAGTCTATACAGTTTACCAACGATATTTATATCCCTAGTACAGGCTTAGTAATTGAGTATAAAGAATATAGAAATCTAGCTGAGAGACGCATTCGTAATGTAAAATTAGAAGTTGATTCATATGCGAATGGTTATATTGAACTTCCTTACCTTGAAATCCAATCCGATGAAAAGTTAGAAGGCATCGGAGAACTCATTGTTGAAGAATCTTCTCGCTTAGCTATTGGTTTGCTCTACTCCTTCAAAAGTTCTCAAAACTCAGGGAAACTCATCCCAGGACTCAGCATCAACCAATTCATTGAATGCAAAAAAGAAGGTAGCTGCATTCCTTTTAAAGGATTTCGATTCCGTGCTTTGCAAGACAAAGCAAGCCGTGACTATTATGGTATCAAAAAAGATGACCAAGGGGTCCTCATTGCGGAAGTCTATCCCTCTTTGTTTCAAAACCCAGCTCTTTCTTTGCAGATCGAAGATGTCTTATTAGAAGTTGCGGGTTTCAAAGTAGATCCTAAGGGTTTCATTGAACATCCAAAGTTTGGGAAAGTTTGGCTATCCTTTCTAATCCATGCGATGGATCCCAACCAGAAGAAATTAAATTATAAAATCCCAATCAAGATACTACGTAATCGAAAGTTAATGGAATTTGATTTAGAGCTTAAACCCTTTGAAGAAACCGCGATCAGAATTCCCTATGGGAATACGAGAGGGAGAAAACCTAGCTTCGCTCTGATTGGTGGAATCGTTTTTACAGAATTATCTGAGCACTATCTGATGGAATTTGGAAACCAATGGAGAGCTAGGGTCAGCAAAGAGTTACTTTACCTAAATGATTTTCATTCGATCCAAAGAGATCTTTCTCTGGGAAATGTCATCATCTTGTCTCAAGTACTGCCCTTGACTGGGAACCAATCCTACCATAGTTTGTACCAATTAGTACTCAAGACAGTCAATAAACAAAGAGTAAAAACTCTACGAGAGCTTCGGGAAATTATGCAAGCTCCAGAATCAAACCTGTTCCATCTAGAATTTACCAATGGTACAGAAGTGGTATTTACCAAAAAAGAAATGGAAACATTAAATCTTGAGAGTCAAAAAATATTTAAAATACCCAATACTTACCAAGACTAG
- a CDS encoding AZOBR_p60025 family cell surface glycopolymer formation protein, which yields MIHRFFKPLNQLLLFLDRRILILTFAYVSLIFIVSLSYWKRYQWNPSSMVNFGREFVLQNEEETPKNSIVFLGEEGDLGAGYDGQIFYFFSRSLTNVSFEWPKGFDESYRAPRIGYPFLISLFGFLGKWGSIFGMYFWNLFLWILSFFALRKLLPEDLRHYSIFYLFNPFALGSYYVLVSDSVMVSLVILAYYCFLNHKPLAFVLLSSLAILTKEPALFFLFPLGLSVLINREWKKVFLVGSTLLIPILWHSYLSYRFPNWRASRLTDFILPFEGMISYTETIFYSMNQSVIQWKEIARLFSRFPLVLLFFLGTISAFTGKLKKGWEFRIGLLFTMFMVATAGYYHFWSVYENVSRMFTISVPIFLFLIARDREVKYKEYFILLAIVLFLFLLKAIFISKTLSYQIWN from the coding sequence ATGATTCACAGATTTTTCAAACCACTCAACCAACTCCTTCTTTTTTTAGATCGTCGTATCTTAATTTTGACCTTTGCTTACGTTTCTCTCATTTTTATCGTAAGTCTCAGTTATTGGAAAAGATACCAGTGGAATCCTTCATCCATGGTAAATTTTGGTAGAGAATTCGTACTCCAAAATGAAGAAGAAACTCCCAAAAATTCTATCGTCTTTCTCGGTGAGGAAGGCGATTTAGGTGCAGGGTATGACGGACAAATATTCTATTTTTTTTCCAGGTCGCTCACCAATGTAAGTTTTGAATGGCCCAAAGGTTTTGATGAGTCCTACCGTGCCCCGAGGATTGGTTACCCATTTCTTATCTCACTTTTCGGATTTCTGGGGAAATGGGGGAGTATCTTCGGGATGTATTTCTGGAATCTTTTCCTTTGGATCCTTTCTTTCTTCGCCTTGCGTAAACTTCTGCCGGAGGACCTTCGTCATTACTCGATCTTTTATTTATTCAATCCATTTGCTTTGGGTAGCTATTATGTGCTGGTGAGCGACTCAGTTATGGTTTCGCTAGTCATCCTTGCTTACTATTGTTTTTTGAACCATAAACCTTTAGCTTTTGTGCTGTTATCCTCCCTTGCTATCTTAACAAAAGAGCCAGCTTTGTTTTTTCTTTTTCCACTAGGATTGAGTGTTTTAATCAACCGCGAGTGGAAAAAAGTTTTTCTCGTTGGATCAACGTTGCTAATTCCTATACTATGGCATTCCTATCTATCATATCGATTTCCAAATTGGCGTGCATCGCGTCTAACTGATTTTATTCTACCGTTTGAGGGAATGATCTCCTACACAGAAACGATTTTCTATTCAATGAACCAAAGTGTGATCCAATGGAAGGAAATTGCGAGATTGTTCTCACGTTTCCCATTAGTCCTGTTATTTTTTTTAGGGACGATTTCTGCTTTTACTGGGAAACTAAAAAAAGGATGGGAGTTCAGAATTGGCCTGCTTTTCACTATGTTTATGGTCGCAACAGCAGGCTATTATCATTTTTGGTCTGTTTATGAAAACGTCTCTCGCATGTTTACTATCTCCGTTCCAATTTTTCTCTTTCTCATCGCAAGAGACCGAGAGGTAAAGTATAAAGAGTATTTTATTTTACTCGCAATCGTCTTATTTCTCTTTTTGCTTAAGGCAATTTTTATTTCAAAGACCTTAAGCTACCAAATATGGAACTAG
- a CDS encoding ATP-binding protein, whose product MKVSFTAMAAFICIGNFGLILDTSFFHSYLLENPHTAPTILVCFNFSLLLFGLQFPTYFRTYPILAICVSLLFGAGSTLLLIDWALSNDMNPIANQILLMYFYPGFYSLSYFLLLIVVSIKLSHSFPAISRFVSTTYLCVSLAFLSTTILTIYTNWIPLTKKYYLHFLLFNDLGFIFCFVAFLFHYSFSRDYLTHPFSFLFERQKRIFEAVSDVSKDGSKRLKEKLWDLYQRKNWKSFMDSFWFQILVDETLDNALEHGGKRGDDTITVHVFESRRYIDFFVIDRGKGFNPRLVPNPLEADRKKVPSGRGLHILRKVFIVRWNFLGNEINIRIDKEKGGEWSIPPQ is encoded by the coding sequence ATGAAAGTCAGTTTCACGGCGATGGCAGCCTTTATTTGTATAGGGAACTTTGGTCTCATCCTAGATACTAGTTTTTTTCATTCTTATCTACTAGAAAACCCTCACACTGCTCCTACAATCCTTGTTTGTTTCAATTTTAGTCTTTTGTTGTTTGGCCTTCAATTCCCAACGTATTTTCGTACCTATCCAATTCTTGCGATCTGTGTTTCTTTACTGTTCGGCGCAGGTTCAACTTTACTTTTGATTGATTGGGCATTATCCAATGATATGAATCCCATAGCCAATCAAATTCTACTGATGTATTTCTATCCTGGTTTTTACTCTCTTTCTTATTTTTTGTTGCTAATCGTTGTCTCTATCAAGTTGAGCCATAGTTTTCCGGCGATCAGTCGTTTTGTCTCGACGACATATCTATGTGTATCTCTTGCCTTTTTATCTACAACTATCTTGACCATCTATACGAATTGGATTCCACTCACTAAGAAGTATTATTTACACTTTTTGTTATTCAATGATTTGGGTTTTATCTTTTGTTTTGTAGCATTTTTGTTTCATTATTCATTTTCTAGAGATTACTTAACTCATCCTTTTTCCTTCTTATTTGAGAGGCAGAAAAGAATCTTTGAGGCAGTAAGTGACGTCAGCAAAGATGGATCAAAAAGGTTGAAAGAAAAATTATGGGATTTGTACCAGAGAAAGAATTGGAAATCCTTTATGGACTCATTTTGGTTCCAAATCCTTGTAGATGAGACCTTGGACAATGCGCTTGAACATGGCGGGAAACGAGGTGATGATACGATCACAGTGCACGTGTTTGAATCTAGACGATACATTGATTTTTTTGTGATCGACAGAGGCAAAGGATTTAATCCTCGTTTGGTTCCAAATCCTCTGGAAGCAGACAGAAAGAAGGTGCCTTCAGGACGAGGACTTCATATCTTACGTAAGGTCTTTATTGTTAGATGGAACTTTTTAGGCAATGAGATCAATATAAGGATAGATAAAGAGAAAGGGGGAGAATGGAGCATCCCCCCTCAGTAA
- a CDS encoding ClpXP protease specificity-enhancing factor SspB, whose protein sequence is MSEPLSPEEILTLREFKRHLFNLHWEKFGVFYIHVMPHPKLEIGKRGLLNTEKESGIVLVFGDKAVRSIESHNDYIYAELQFGSTWEPTIIPWDAIFRMYDKYQNAATQLRFLQVDSGLSSEPEQKLNNEDKSTNQKHDYSEEGNVIRVDFGGKKHE, encoded by the coding sequence ATGAGCGAACCTTTAAGTCCGGAAGAAATCCTAACGCTGCGAGAATTCAAAAGGCATCTATTCAATTTACACTGGGAAAAGTTTGGTGTTTTTTATATTCACGTAATGCCCCATCCTAAATTGGAAATTGGGAAACGAGGCCTCCTAAATACAGAAAAAGAATCTGGTATCGTACTCGTGTTTGGTGACAAAGCCGTTCGAAGTATTGAAAGCCATAATGACTATATCTACGCTGAACTCCAGTTTGGAAGTACCTGGGAACCAACCATTATCCCATGGGATGCAATCTTTCGAATGTATGATAAATACCAAAACGCGGCAACTCAACTTAGGTTTCTACAGGTGGATTCTGGTCTAAGCTCCGAACCTGAACAAAAGCTGAACAATGAAGATAAGTCGACAAACCAAAAACATGATTATTCTGAAGAAGGGAATGTGATACGAGTAGACTTCGGGGGGAAAAAACACGAATGA